The window GTAAAGGTTACAACAAGTGATTTGGCTTTTAATCTTTGGCACTTACTCTTTGACTTCCTTAGCGCTGAAGTCCAGGTAGCGGTTGCTGACCCACTGAATCTCAAACCAGTCTCTGAAGTTGTCGTTCCCACAGCAGCGGAACTCTATCTGCATCAGGTCCAGGGTCCTCTTCATGTAGCAGCGTCCCGGCGTGTCCGTGTCTTTGTAGAACTTCATGCCGTTTCTCAGGCCCTCAGCCAGGGTGAACTGCAGAGGGATCCTCATCACGAAACACAGCAGGGCGGTGACGAGCAGCAGGGCATTGAACACCATACAGAACACCAAGAAGGGCTTCAGTATGGACTTCCACTTTGCAAACTTGATAGGGTCCAAAGAGTCATAACAGACTTTCCCTCCAAAGGCATTGATGCCACAAGCTATCAGCCCCATGAATATAAGCAAGTTGGGCAAAAAGTGGCTCTCGTTGTTGTCCATAAGTTCTGAGCGCTTTCGCAGTTCTATCTTGAAGAACAGGCCCAAACTGAGAACCAGGATGCCGGCCAGTACAGCAAACCAGTACATGAACCAGACCATCTGAGCAAGCTTTACTCGCTTCTTGAGATCGAACTTGACCACCATCAAAGCCATAGTTCAATCTGTGAAATGTCCTTGCCTGTGAAGAAGACAGTCAGATGATCTAGAACCCTAGGATTTCCAGACTGACCTTCAGTTAGTTAAAAGCTGTTGGATTGGCAAACCTGCAGTTCTTGTTTCTTTGTGGCTTTCTTGTAAGAGGTTTCTTCTATCTGGTCCAACAGGACAAGATATTCAGTTCATAGAATCCATCCCACAGCAAAGGAATAGCGATGAACAATTCAGCAGGACTCTGGAGTAACAAAGGAGTCTTATTTCTTTAAAGCTTTTTCCTCTCCCATTGTGCCATAAACTTCCACTTCTCTAAATTTGCACCCTTTTTTCCTTCCTTGCACAAAGGTGAGGCTAATCACGATGTACCGTCCTCTAGGAGAGGTGGAGGATTGCCGAGGAGTCTCATGATTAAACTCAAAGTTGCACTACGTCATGCTAAGCCGCTGTAAGCAGCCTGATCCAATTTACAGAAATCCCCCCCGACACACAAGATGAGCCTGATCATAAGCTGCTGCTAGGGGCCATAATTGGTTTGAGTGTTCACGTGGTTGTGGCCACCTCGATGGAACATACCAGGAGATGAAAGCGGACAAAGATCACGGACATGTCATTGGAGCTAAACGTTGAGCGCAACCATTCACAGGTTTGGAGTGAACATGTTTAGCACAAGCCGGATGTTTTCACACTGAAGTGAAGTGACCGACTTAATAAACCAACAGTAATCACATTAACACGTTAATTCAGtaaaaactatttattttcCCAGTAATTTTCATGGATTTTCTTGAAGCAAATCATGCTAAACCTTCCCTTATTTTCATTGTGGCACCttcaaaataacaaaacatgatTTCAATCTGTTTTAGTCATGATCTTTTTAAGCATGGTTCTTAGAGCTAAATTGAATCATTATGGGactattcttttaatcattaacATATCTGATTATATATGATAATATGATATTATTTTACCTTGATGGGTTGAATTTTACCTTTCAAATCCTGATAAATAAGAAAAAGGAAAGTGTTATATATTGATCCATGACTAAATCATTTCTTAATAATAGCTTTCTCATACTTTGATTCTGGCTGTAATTTTGCACTACTTGCATTAtcctatatatttttttttttttaaactaagttgatttaaattttttctACTTCTCATATGCCACATTTTTAGACACACCGCTGAAACTTAATACATAAGCCCTGCTATTTCATCATATTTTGAGATCTGTTTTCAGTCTCAAGCAATCACAAGTCACAGCTAAATGGCTTGTTTCGTTGATCTGTTATTGCACACTAGATTATTTTATATCGTTTGACATGCCTTGAAAAACTAATTATCTTAGTTTATTAGGTAAATATGCATGTTATTTGACTAATTCAAAGTTTTATGGACTCATTTCTGGAACAACAACCTAGCAAAGATACAAATCATTGAAGCGAGTTTGTGCTAACACCTTTTCAAAaatatttggattttttttttttttttaattaactgcAACATATCCAGAACTATATAGAAAATTAAGTGCAACCATAATTCCTTTTATCATTCAGCAGAGGCCACATAGCTCTGCTTTACTGGAAGAAATAGAAGAAGAAAACTGTCACCACAGGGCCAGCAAAAACCTCCTGAACCTACCAACAAGCTCCACCTGGCatcaaaatggaaaaaatgcTCCATGTAGTAAAATAGGACAATCTAGAGCTGTTGTATTGGCTTCTGTCCTGGATTAGATTTCACAAGTGTTCCCAGTAAAGTGGTCCAGTGAAGCACAGAGATATAAAGATGTCGACAAACCTTGAAGTGAACATGGTACAAATACCAACCTatgaaataaaacaactgaATGTAATAGAACTCCAAGTGAGTGCTGGCCAGATAAAACACAGGGTCACATAGAAATAAACATAGACATAAGATAGCTGCAGTTAACCTTGTCTCGCAAACTAAAAAAGCTTACTGCGCTAATTGTCACTTGCTGTCTTGTAGTTCAACACAGTGTCACAAATGTGTGCCAAATGCTGACCACAGACCGCTTATCCCTGAATATCCTCTTTACTCACTTGTTGTAGATGGACACGAGAGCTGCAGTGCTGCTAGATATTTGTTAAATACAATTACAATACTGAATGCACAGCCTCATTATGCTTCTTTCGTTACAGCTTTCAGCCAGCCCCCAGACTAGTTATTAAAAAATACCATTTTTATGAATAAATTTATGTGTCAGAAATCAAGTTACATATCTGGATCGTACGATGGTGCTTTTAGAGTAAATATTCTGCACTTTTAGTACACTTTTTACCATGGTGGTCTACAATATGTTCACCCATTCACACTCATTTACCGGTGATGGCAGAGCTAAAACGCAGTGCACAAGGCTTTAGGAGCAACCAGAGCAACTTCACCTGAGTCTTTGCTTGCCCTTTAAATTTAGGACCAAATCCACGGTTGTTTTTTCCCTTATTTATcccacaaaaacacacagagtCCCACCTGTAATCTTTATATTTTGTCTTGTTTCAGTCTCTTTTGCCATGCTTTACATTGACATACAGATTAAACACGGATACAAGTTGTAAACATAAAAGCTAATTTTAAGTTGATCATTACAGCTGTTTTGACCACAAACTGACATTGTTTGTTGTGAAACAATCATCCATTTCTGAGCTCTTTCAAGACAAGTTACAGTTGTTGAGGATTATTGAAAACTATCTGCTTGCAACTACATGATAGTAGGTTAAACCTAAATTATTACATACTTGTATACTACTTGTAAATTGTAAAGAGGGCTTGAACATAACTTCTCAGAAGCTCGGGGTGTAAGTCTGATCGTATGGTTGTTAATTTGCAATGTTTTGTTAATGTGCTCAGTATTTTTGATACCTGAAAGAAGAAACATCAGCATCACCatcaataaaaacataaaaaacaaaagtgtcAAATTGtttagcaacaaaaaaaaaaaaaaaatcgtattTGTCTCGTTTTACTTTGTTTAAAACCACAAATATCAGTGTAACAGAAAAGCCGGAAATTGTGAGTTTCACTTGTTGAAAGAACTTCTAAATTCAAAAGgtgggttggggggggggggtcggttACTGATCCCCCGCCCAAAAaagacaaaccaaaaaaaacgcATGGGAAGCATATATTGTGTAAGCGaatctttattttttcccttCAAAGAACGTGTGTGCATGGAGCAGATCCTTTAAAAGTAAACATAACACTGAGACTGTTGTGAGACCTGTCTTTGAAAAAAATGGACGAACTTCTTTAAAGAGCCCGAATGTGATTTTGGTAGATTTTTTCTTAAATAGTGCAGCTTCAAGCATCAACAACATGTTCAATACAGCCCTATAACCTTCATGACACAGCATAGATATGAATTAGGCTAAGTGCATCTAGCAGTAAATCAGTTAATGTGATGCCAGTGTAACATCTAAGTGGCTTAAATATTAAATTAATTCTATGGCTCCCaggttgtttttctgtctccttCTGGAATGACAGACCAGTTCGGGGACGGTGTTCCTGCTGCAAGCCAGTTGAAGTCATCCACTTGGCTCCAGTTGTTCCTCTCCCGGTCTAGGCCAGACACGGAAAAGTCCTCGTCCAGGGTGGGATAAGACCAAGAGAACGGGGCGAAGCTCACTCCACGGCAGTCCTCGACGATGGCTCGGCTGGTGACGTGCAGATACACCTGGGTGTTGGTGGTGTTGTGGGTTCGCAGCTGCTGACAGGGGAAGACCAGTGTGCTGTTTCTGCAATGATCTATGAACACCGACGTAGACACGGGTCCACATCGGATCTCACAACTGTCGATGTGCTTCAGGTGCAGGGTGTTGGGAGAGCCATACAGACGGACTTTGCAGTTGGTCAGATGAGTCAACAGCAAGTCTtgattttggatttcctcagCTGTCTTGGTTAGAAACTCACTGTTTATGTTGGAGAAGCCACACTGCTTTGAGACTGGAGCTCTATCCACCTTGGTGACACCTGAATCAGCGGGTGTGCCAGCATCAGGGGGAGGTGCAGCTGATGCTTGTGCAGAGGCTTTATCTGCTGCTTTAGTGCGAGCTCGAAAGGCAAATTTTTTCTTAGGTAGAGCCTCCTCCCTGGTTTCAGCGAGGGTGGTTTGGAGTTTCTGCAGAGCTGCTTGGGCTTGTCTCAGTTCATACTGCGTTAAAAACAGTATGCTGTCATTTAGAAACTTCTGTAGCAGGAGGATTTTAGCCGTCGCCTCATCCAGCTTCTGGGTCACTGCTGCCCGGTCTGCTCCGGAGCAGCTGGACAGCAGCTCCTCGATACACGCCCGCTCACTGTTGAAAGCGCTGGAAAAATAGTCGCCCTTTTCCTCAGCGACAGACTGGCTCTTTTTGGTCTCTTTCCTCCGCTCGACATCCTCTATCCTGGCCAGGTGCCGTTTCTGAAGTCGCTCTTGAATTTTGGGAGCACCGCTTTCACCATGCAACCCACTTTCCAGATTACTCTCTGCAGTTGCGTCCATGTTTGTACACTAACAGTAGATGCGGAAGTGATGCCGTCTATTTTCTTCTTCGTGCCCTTATAGAATAAATCTAAATGGACAGTGCCACCTGCTGGATCAGAGCGAGCAATATTCTTACTATTTATGATTAAACAACTAAGAAACACTCATTTTAATCAGGGTTAGATAAGATTACTTTGAAATTAACTCATTTAAAGAAGATAATGTGAAAAATACTCGGTCTTCACTTTAATCAGATCGGGATGTTGTCGGTGTATGTTAATTTTCAATTTTGATCGTGAACATTATGCAATTTACAGCTTGTAAAATAAACTACATGTAGCAAAAGCAGTATCTGCACAAACTACAGGTGTAGTGTGTGTATTAACCAACATCAAAGTTGATATTTCTTTTGTgtcttgcttcttttttttaaaatcaaagcTCACATAAAGTGCTCTTGTAATGGAAGaacacatgtagaacatgtttaTCTTTCATTTTCAGTGTGAATGAAGAGGAGTAAAACTAAATTATTCATACATCATCATTAAAACACAAAGCCAAACGTCTACAGGTGACTTGAtttaaaaatgcagtgaaaaagTAAGTAATCCCTGACAAAGTAACAACAATTATACTAAACATTTAAGAATGAGGCCTGTTTagagttgctttttttttgtaattcggTTCTATAATTCTAACTATATGCAATCCATTTAACTCTTCTAAagttttaaaatgagtaattaatgcaaaaaaacccccaaaggATTTAGTCTGATTCAGTTCCTGACAAACATATCTATTATGAGCAAACATAACCTGTATTTATGTAAAGTTGACTTTTCATGTTGTTACTAGTTTGTTTACCCGCCGATGTGTGTATTATGATTATTGCAAAGACCCAGTTACTTATAATTTCTGAAATAACCAAGTTAGTTAACCAATCTTTAAAAGATACCTTGTTAGAATTTTCTTAGAtattattggattggattatTATTGGATATTTTTATAACATTTAAGAGAGACGTAGTATTTGAAAATATGCTAGCAAGTGATATTATGAGCTAAATatataaaacacaaaatattcGGCGGGTTTAATCGATTTAAACCTTTGAATATGATTCAATTTAGTTGGCAGCAAAGCCAAATGTCTTCACAAACAGTTCATACCTGAGCAACGTCAGTTAAGGTGTGGCAAACACAGGCCCGCCCTCTACTGTTTGTTATGATAAAGTCTAAAAACATTTGTCTTGTATTCTTGAGTGCAATGAAACATAATATATTAATAAATTGAAATATTCAAAAAATGGGATTTTATCAATGAAGTGCCCTTATCTGCATATTTCCCATTCAAATGTATGGAGGCGTAAGCCGCTGTTGAGCACTGGTGATTTTGGTGTGTGCATTACACCAACAACCCGTGCGGTGATGGCGAGGAAACCCCGTTGACAAGACACTGCTTTTTCATGACGGTGAGTTCCCCTTTGAGTGTATTATAATTTTGTGATAAAAATTTcaaggaaaaaacacacacaagctccttcctcccttccttcagGGAGGGAAGAGAGTTTGAGCGGAGAGAAAAATCTATCCgagacagaacagggacagtGAGAAATATATATGAGTGggagagggagaaggaggaggaggagaaggaggggggAGCAAATTAAAAGTTGCCAAATGGAGATATTGGGTTTCAAGAGGAGTGGGACAGGAGTAAAGGGTTTGCCTGTTTGAGTCGTCTTTATGTTATGCTAATCGAGATAAATATTTATGGGTCTACGCGGTTTAGTCCTTTAGCCTTTTCGATGAATTCTTGCCCGACGTTTTCAAAATAGGCGTCGTCGACATTGCGGCTAGCTAACCTAACACCAGAACAGGCCGACGTTTAACGCTAAAATTCGGCGTCCGTCCCGGAGAGCGACCCGACCGGAACACGGACTGGTCTTAACGTCCAAATGGAATCCTTTTGGTTCAACATGTCGTTACAAATGTGACGTTTTTCGTGTTGGCAGATGAGCCACATCGAGGACAAATGAAAGCCTCCCcaacagagaaagaaagagcaCGTCAGCGACGACGGGCGTTTTGTGCTGCTTGAATGCGATTATCATTCTGTCGATTTGATCTATTTTTGGAAATTTAACTTGCATGCTGTACAGTAGCAGTCTTTCTAAACCGGTTGTGGTATCCTGCAGCTAAAACGACCGTAAGCAGGTTTTTTTGCGTTGCAATGTGCATGCTAATGCGCATTTCGTACTGTGACTTTGAGCCCATAATTGCACAGAAATGTTAAAAGACTTCGAAGAACAAGGCTTTGCTGTGACAATTGTGATTTAAagtcaaaagaaataaaatcctGGACTTTTAGTCCAGTTCTCTTGAGCTTcgacgacttttttttttttttttttattggttaCCATGGACACTTGACCCGGTCCTTTTCATTTTTAGCGAGCTTAACTTCAGCCGAAAATCGAGTCCGCAGTTGTAAACGTTAATCTATTATTATTGGAATAAGGGTGCGATTTTGGTTGTTTCTACGAAAGAATTAGGGGGATTCGTcattttgttgctttttaaCTGTGTATACTTTGAGCTGTTGGTGAAATAAAATTTGATCGTGCTTATTGTTTggtttccgttttttttttacgttgaaaggtaaaggacaaaggagactCCGCAGCCTGTGGCAAACTCTGCTCCTACAACTGAACATTTGCTATAAATTATTAAAATAACGCGGGCTGTGTGTACAAGCATTTTCTTAAATTATCTTATTTCTTACAGTATAATTAGAAAGCTGGGTTTTCTTTTTAGTGAAGCAGCCCAGTCGTTCTTTGTTCTCCCAGAAtcaaagatggaggctgaacgTGGTTCAGCTACAAAGACAGCCCATGGCATGGTAACAGCCATTTTGTTGTACTGCAGTTGTTTTTACACACCCATGagaacacaaaacacacatttacTCAGTACCTTTAAACAAAACAGTATTTAAGTGACAGACATTTGTCAGAAGGCTGTATTAGTGACTTGATatatttgtttgtatttatttttctgacATTCTGACAACATGTGCTCCACATGGTTTTTAAACAATAACTGAATAGACATTTAAACACTTATAGATCACTACTGTGCTGGATCAAATGAGTGCCCATTAGCCTGTCACTATTCCCCTTCTGTAGCACAAATATAACTTTATGTTGCTGGCTAACACAACATAAAGCCTGCCTATGGAGCTGAAGCTCAAATAACCATTTAGTTTACAAATGGAGCAGGGTGGAGTTATTTACACTCAAATAGCCATTTTCACTTTACACACATGAACGACAACCAATGTGGGACAGCAGAGGAGGGTAATGGGAGGGAATTTGAGTGTCAGACAAGCATTTGTAGGAGGGCGCACAGGCCATCCTGTCCTTTATTTGTGTACTGCATAACAAATGTTCCCCTCCATGTCCCTCTTTCATCCACTCATCCTTCTGTCTGCCATATCTCTCTTTTAAACACTCTCAAATATGAATGTGTCTTTTACTAAATTCAGTTTCTCACTCTGCAGCCCAGCCTGTTACAGGAGAGAAAGGGTGTTAAATGACTGAATCCATGCTTCCTGCTGGAAATCTGTGAGTTTAGATATCCTATGTGAATCATGAATATACAGCTCAGACACCCCTACCTCAGAGTAGAAACGAGTGAGCAATGCACAAATACTCTCCCATTCAATGAAGGGCTTAGTGTATTCAAATTTTAGCTTTATAGAGTGAAACTTATCCCGCGTCCTCACCTGCTATCCCTCCATATTCTTGCAGGTGTCATGGATGATGAAGACGATCGCCGTCTTCTGGATATTTTagggtaaaaaaagaaaagcaaaacatgGAGCTTACACGTCTGCATGACACGGTTTTATCTATCAATGCATGAGAAATTTGAGTTTACCAAGCAAAATGCAGCCAAGCCACACATTTTAACATCTTTCCTTGAAAAGTTAAGCGCCATTATAAGTGATCTGTGAAACCAGAGCTATCTGCAAACTTGTTTTctctatttttaaaaaaaataagggaaCTTAATAATCTTTACAGTCCGTTGGAAGGCAGTTTTTGCTAAGAAGTTTCTAAAATTTCTCCAGATGTGTTAAGGAATTTTTAAAGCCACACAATAATGTAGACACATTGATTACACCTGTGTTAGTTTTATTATCCGCGAGTAAAAGTCTTCTGTACCCCTTTCAGAGATGTGGATGCACTGAATGACTATCTCCACGGCAGCAACAGCAAGTCTGTGAGTGACACTTGCAGCATGTTTTCAACTATTCAGTTTGCCTCGACGTAATCCTCAAATATGTAACCCAACTGCATAAAATAACAGGTCTGACTGTCTTTTTGTAACAACAGATTGGAGAGGATGACGTTACGAATGCAGCTTATGGATCAGATGGATCCTTCTTTGCCAACGAAACAGTGAGTGTATTAATGATGATCCTGATCCTGTCAAAACACCAGGAGATTTTAGGACATGATTAGAGATTTGTTTATTGATGGTGGATTGGGGTTTCATGTACCAGCTGAACCAAAAAATGCATACATTTGTACGTAGAACTAACATAACACATAATCAAAAGTGTGAAACTCTTGACATGTAAAAATCCATGACATGAAATGGGAATAGCCTGATGAGTTGACTAAATTAGAAAATATTATAGTATACACAGTAGCCCCTCAATCCTTTATGCTTCTAGGGAGCCAAATTGTCTTATTGATATAAGAATAATATTTTAAAGTGGTCCTGAGCAATACGTCTACAGgtcttttcagtttttctttggactgtctttttttaaccattttcaGTGGAATGTGATTTTGTTTGTGAAGCCACGTAACACTGAACTGTGCATCATGCAAGCCAGCCTAAAGAAAGGCTCTTACCTCACATCTTGGCCATAAGTCCCTTTAATGTGTAGTTTGGCATACACAACATCCAAAGAGGAGCTTTGGAATTGTAGaagtctggagaactattcctgaagactacttcaagaaattacaagaaatgttgtctaagagggttcaggttgtgtcaatttttttttaaataaaaagtggTCCCCTATTAATATTAGCTTTCAAACTTATTAGAATCGTACAAACTCCTGTTTTTCCTTATAAACTGTAGTACCAATACTGTTTTCACATGTTTCAGTAAATTACTGCTCCTGTTTGCCGTTCTCAGCAACATGTACAGAAGTGAGGTCTGGCTGGAAACCTTTGCACAGCACTCTATAATTAGAAATGTTTTGATAAAGTTCACTTGCTTGTAAAAGTGCAAAAAAATATGTTGTGTTGCAACGAGGGACGCAATTATTCAAACAATGCACTTTGTTTGTAATCTGTTCCTAAGGCTGGCTCCAACACTGGTCTCAAGGATGGTTCTTCCTCAATGGGTGGATTTGGTGAGGACTCAAGCGGGGCAGGCCTTCAGCTCTCCAGCAGCCTCTCATTTATCGAGGATGAATTGGGGTCTGGAAGCTCCCCCGAAGGTGTGGATCTTGAGGGAGAGGACCAGCCCTTTGACATCCTCCAGAAGTCTCTCCTTGAGGCTGACATCACGGAGCAGACGCTGGCCCATGAGGCCTTGCTGGACTCTCAGCCTGCTCCCACTCTTGTGCAGGCTCCTGTTCCCTTTTCCTCCCAGCTGGTCTCAGGGGGTTATGGAGGTGGGGTGGGCATGGTAACCACAGGGACAGCTGCGTTCCCAGCAGGTCAGTTACTGCAAGGAATGCCCTCCCTGCCTAATGGATCTGCCCAGCACATCCAGGTGTTGGGCTCATTTGGAGCTGGTAGCGGTGTGATGACTTTGAGCAGCTTAGAAAGAACTCCTCAGATTGTGTTAAGGCCGGGGGTTCCTGTAGCTCCGGCAGGGACTGCGACAGGGGGGCAGGTGTTTGCCCCTACCCAAGGGCAGGTAGGCCAAGTTGGCTTACCTTTCAAAAATATCCCTCTTCAAAACATCATCATCCAGAGAGGCCCAGGAGGGACCCAGACTCTTGTCAGACCAATCCAGCCTAAACCTGCTCAAGCTGGGGTTCAGACTGTTTACAGCCTTGGTCTTCAGCCCACTGCCACCACCGTAGCTAACGTTGTGAACGCTAATACTGCTGCTCCTGGGGGACAGTATGCAGCCAATGGCTCTATAGTGGTGCAGCCACCACTGGAGCAGCAGCAAGCGCAGCAACCTGGACAGTTCATGCTACCCAGCTCTTTGGCGCTGACTCCATCGAGCAACATCCAAAATGGCCCCACCAACCCCAGTTCAAATGCCCTAATTACCAGTCAAAACACAGTGCAGATTGTTGCAGGGCAGAACTTCACGGCACCGCCAGGAGGTCAGTTAATTTTGAATCAGGGAGTAATGAGTGGGAGTCAGGTTGGAGCAGCCGGAACTCAGGCATGGCCCACAGTGTCCTGTGCGAACTCCACCCCTGTGCAGACATCGTGCGCTCCCGGGCGGCTGACTCTGGTGGGCCCAGCAACAGCGGGAATTGGTGGTCAAGGTCAAGCATCAGCTTGTGCCGTGCAGCGCCTTCTAGTGACTCAAACTCAGAACTGCACTCCTCTGTCGTCTTTATCCGGTAATGTGATGCAGGAACAAGACTTCAGACAGGTAGAACTGCACATCGATCAGTTTCATTCTGTCTCTTCGCTGTAAGTCGCCATCTGACCaacatgatttttatttttcagaattCTTCATCACCTGCCTTTAAACAGGCAAAACTCAGCAGCATCCATGGTAACCAAAGCTGTGACGTTGTtgtatttgtaattttttttttatattttatgtgTCTTTGACTTAAtagttgtgtttgtgtgaccTCTCTTAGCCATGGCACAAGACTCAACACTAAACTGTGAGGTATGTTTGGAAGTTAGTTCACACACCTGTCAGAATTTTACGGTGGAACAagcaaattggaaaaaaaacccaaaacattgTTGATATAACTGTGGTTTTTACACTTTCTCTTCATAGGTCAGTACACAGAAGAGGCCCATCCTTCCGCCACTAACAAAAGGAGAAATGTGAGTTATTTACATCCTGTGTACTAATTGAATTTTTCCCATTTAAATGTTATACTGTACACTTGTTGCCCTGAAATGTTCTCATTGACAACATATCT of the Odontesthes bonariensis isolate fOdoBon6 chromosome 23, fOdoBon6.hap1, whole genome shotgun sequence genome contains:
- the tbcc gene encoding tubulin-specific chaperone C, yielding MDATAESNLESGLHGESGAPKIQERLQKRHLARIEDVERRKETKKSQSVAEEKGDYFSSAFNSERACIEELLSSCSGADRAAVTQKLDEATAKILLLQKFLNDSILFLTQYELRQAQAALQKLQTTLAETREEALPKKKFAFRARTKAADKASAQASAAPPPDAGTPADSGVTKVDRAPVSKQCGFSNINSEFLTKTAEEIQNQDLLLTHLTNCKVRLYGSPNTLHLKHIDSCEIRCGPVSTSVFIDHCRNSTLVFPCQQLRTHNTTNTQVYLHVTSRAIVEDCRGVSFAPFSWSYPTLDEDFSVSGLDRERNNWSQVDDFNWLAAGTPSPNWSVIPEGDRKTTWEP
- the bicral gene encoding BRD4-interacting chromatin-remodeling complex-associated protein-like isoform X2; translated protein: MDDEDDRRLLDILGDVDALNDYLHGSNSKSIGEDDVTNAAYGSDGSFFANETAGSNTGLKDGSSSMGGFGEDSSGAGLQLSSSLSFIEDELGSGSSPEGVDLEGEDQPFDILQKSLLEADITEQTLAHEALLDSQPAPTLVQAPVPFSSQLVSGGYGGGVGMVTTGTAAFPAGQLLQGMPSLPNGSAQHIQVLGSFGAGSGVMTLSSLERTPQIVLRPGVPVAPAGTATGGQVFAPTQGQVGQVGLPFKNIPLQNIIIQRGPGGTQTLVRPIQPKPAQAGVQTVYSLGLQPTATTVANVVNANTAAPGGQYAANGSIVVQPPLEQQQAQQPGQFMLPSSLALTPSSNIQNGPTNPSSNALITSQNTVQIVAGQNFTAPPGGQLILNQGVMSGSQVGAAGTQAWPTVSCANSTPVQTSCAPGRLTLVGPATAGIGGQGQASACAVQRLLVTQTQNCTPLSSLSGNVMQEQDFRQNSSSPAFKQAKLSSIHAMAQDSTLNCEVSTQKRPILPPLTKGEMILQQLRRDHAGVQTPDRRRFNSVDDALLRLLPYHVFQGAPPSQEEFSQVEEEFEEVATQVLKRTQAMVNKYRRLLMVEAERSSPSSEMVMIDRTFNQEERSNLTQDKRMILVDPDSFLEDFCCGTKSKVFQDPVPAPSTTGCNQDQSEQGSAEPPYRTGSQPGYGDPGGGGGVGQGSTERLHPPKLENKSVLELKRSQQCLGSNSAGNNNSIIATNSYSQGKPSHFAATSGGQSQFQVSHHPMQPPHSPQLTSPPHPETDSALEAAVNSILEC
- the prph2a gene encoding peripherin-2a; amino-acid sequence: MALMVVKFDLKKRVKLAQMVWFMYWFAVLAGILVLSLGLFFKIELRKRSELMDNNESHFLPNLLIFMGLIACGINAFGGKVCYDSLDPIKFAKWKSILKPFLVFCMVFNALLLVTALLCFVMRIPLQFTLAEGLRNGMKFYKDTDTPGRCYMKRTLDLMQIEFRCCGNDNFRDWFEIQWVSNRYLDFSAKEVKDRIGSNVDGQYLMDGVPFSCCNPSSPRPCIQFQMTNNTAHYSYDHYTEELNVWRRGCRDALVSYYGGIMNTIGALVVLVTMLEVAVSIGLQYVNSSLSTLANPEDIESESEGFLLEKTVKETFTDIMANMKSMGKGGKVDEGGEEGVATVS
- the bicral gene encoding BRD4-interacting chromatin-remodeling complex-associated protein-like isoform X1, yielding MNIQLRHPYLRVETSVMDDEDDRRLLDILGDVDALNDYLHGSNSKSIGEDDVTNAAYGSDGSFFANETAGSNTGLKDGSSSMGGFGEDSSGAGLQLSSSLSFIEDELGSGSSPEGVDLEGEDQPFDILQKSLLEADITEQTLAHEALLDSQPAPTLVQAPVPFSSQLVSGGYGGGVGMVTTGTAAFPAGQLLQGMPSLPNGSAQHIQVLGSFGAGSGVMTLSSLERTPQIVLRPGVPVAPAGTATGGQVFAPTQGQVGQVGLPFKNIPLQNIIIQRGPGGTQTLVRPIQPKPAQAGVQTVYSLGLQPTATTVANVVNANTAAPGGQYAANGSIVVQPPLEQQQAQQPGQFMLPSSLALTPSSNIQNGPTNPSSNALITSQNTVQIVAGQNFTAPPGGQLILNQGVMSGSQVGAAGTQAWPTVSCANSTPVQTSCAPGRLTLVGPATAGIGGQGQASACAVQRLLVTQTQNCTPLSSLSGNVMQEQDFRQNSSSPAFKQAKLSSIHAMAQDSTLNCEVSTQKRPILPPLTKGEMILQQLRRDHAGVQTPDRRRFNSVDDALLRLLPYHVFQGAPPSQEEFSQVEEEFEEVATQVLKRTQAMVNKYRRLLMVEAERSSPSSEMVMIDRTFNQEERSNLTQDKRMILVDPDSFLEDFCCGTKSKVFQDPVPAPSTTGCNQDQSEQGSAEPPYRTGSQPGYGDPGGGGGVGQGSTERLHPPKLENKSVLELKRSQQCLGSNSAGNNNSIIATNSYSQGKPSHFAATSGGQSQFQVSHHPMQPPHSPQLTSPPHPETDSALEAAVNSILEC